Proteins encoded within one genomic window of Bradyrhizobium sp. CB1717:
- a CDS encoding beta-ketoacyl-ACP synthase III: MTKIRSVVLGCGSYLPEQVVTNAQLAARIDTSDEWIVQRTGIRERHIAAEGEFTSHLAIKAAQAALIDAGVDAQSIELIVLATSTPDNTFPATAVAVQHGLGINHGAAFDLQAVCSGFVFALATADNFLRTGAYKRALVIGAETFSRILDWNDRGTCVLFGDGAGAVVLEAQEQPGNAATDRGIVTTHLRSDGRHKAKLFVDGGPSSTQTVGHLRMEGREVFKHAVGMITDVIVDAFQATGLNADSINWFVPHQANKRIIDASAHKLHIAPEKVVLTVDRHGNTSAASIPLALAVARKDGRIKKGDLVLLEAMGGGFTWGSALVRW, translated from the coding sequence GTGACGAAAATTCGTTCGGTCGTGCTCGGCTGCGGCTCCTACCTGCCGGAGCAGGTGGTGACCAACGCCCAATTGGCGGCGCGTATCGACACCTCCGACGAGTGGATCGTCCAGCGCACCGGTATTCGCGAGCGGCACATTGCGGCCGAGGGCGAGTTCACCTCGCATCTCGCCATCAAGGCCGCGCAGGCCGCGCTCATCGATGCCGGCGTGGACGCGCAGTCGATCGAGCTGATCGTGCTGGCGACCTCGACGCCTGACAACACGTTCCCGGCAACCGCCGTCGCCGTGCAGCACGGCCTAGGTATCAACCATGGCGCCGCCTTCGACCTTCAGGCGGTGTGCTCGGGCTTCGTGTTCGCGCTCGCGACCGCCGACAATTTCCTGCGCACCGGCGCCTACAAGCGCGCGCTGGTGATCGGCGCCGAGACCTTCTCGCGCATCCTCGACTGGAACGACCGCGGCACCTGCGTGCTGTTCGGCGACGGCGCCGGCGCTGTCGTGCTGGAGGCGCAGGAGCAGCCGGGCAATGCCGCGACCGATCGCGGCATCGTCACCACTCATTTGCGCTCCGATGGCCGCCACAAGGCAAAGCTGTTCGTCGACGGCGGACCGTCCTCGACCCAGACGGTCGGGCACTTGCGCATGGAAGGCCGCGAGGTCTTCAAGCATGCGGTCGGCATGATCACCGACGTGATCGTCGATGCCTTCCAGGCGACCGGGCTCAATGCCGACAGCATCAACTGGTTCGTGCCGCACCAGGCCAACAAGCGAATCATCGACGCCTCCGCGCACAAGCTGCATATCGCGCCGGAGAAGGTGGTGCTGACGGTGGACCGTCACGGCAACACCTCGGCCGCCTCGATCCCGCTGGCGCTGGCGGTGGCGCGCAAGGACGGCCGCATCAAGAAGGGCGACCTGGTCCTGCTGGAAGCGATGGGCGGCGGTTTCACCTGGGGTTCGGCGCTGGTGCGCTGGTAG
- a CDS encoding integration host factor subunit alpha, protein MTDQSKTVTRVDLCEAVYQKVGLSRTESSAFVELVLKEITDCLEKGETVKLSSFGSFMVRKKGQRIGRNPKTGTEVPISPRRVMVFKPSAILKQRINAQHRTNGDGSKVQPEA, encoded by the coding sequence ATGACCGATCAAAGTAAAACCGTAACGCGTGTCGATCTCTGCGAAGCCGTCTACCAGAAGGTGGGCCTGTCGCGGACGGAGTCGTCCGCGTTCGTGGAACTCGTGCTGAAGGAGATCACCGACTGCCTGGAGAAGGGCGAGACGGTGAAGCTGTCCTCGTTCGGTTCCTTCATGGTGCGCAAGAAGGGCCAGCGTATCGGCCGTAATCCGAAGACCGGCACCGAGGTGCCGATCTCGCCGCGCCGCGTCATGGTGTTCAAGCCGTCGGCGATCCTGAAGCAGCGGATCAACGCGCAGCACCGCACCAACGGCGACGGCAGCAAGGTTCAACCCGAGGCGTAA
- a CDS encoding MerR family transcriptional regulator has product MDKAPDAFRTISEVAQELDIPQHVLRFWETRFSQIKPMKRSGGRRYYRPDDVDLLKGIRRLLYGEGYTIRGVQRILKEHGVKSVQGLADGAAAVSFGAIEDAIGASLMEPDDEGPIKGIADADDDDYQGDEEEGIDFRFTEVDDEEILTTFRKGGTGTAPAGPSALDRERLGRVLADLVACREMLDQALKDG; this is encoded by the coding sequence TTGGACAAGGCGCCGGATGCGTTCCGAACCATCAGCGAAGTAGCGCAGGAACTCGACATTCCGCAGCACGTGCTGCGGTTCTGGGAGACCCGCTTCTCCCAGATCAAGCCGATGAAGCGCAGCGGCGGCCGCCGCTATTACCGCCCCGACGACGTCGACCTGCTCAAGGGCATCCGCCGGCTGCTCTACGGGGAGGGATATACGATCCGCGGGGTCCAGCGGATCCTCAAGGAGCACGGCGTCAAATCGGTGCAGGGCCTCGCCGATGGCGCGGCCGCGGTCTCGTTCGGAGCCATCGAGGACGCCATCGGCGCGAGCCTGATGGAGCCCGACGACGAGGGCCCCATCAAGGGCATCGCCGACGCCGACGATGACGACTACCAGGGCGATGAGGAGGAAGGCATCGACTTCCGCTTCACGGAGGTCGACGACGAGGAGATCCTCACCACCTTCCGCAAGGGCGGCACGGGCACAGCCCCCGCCGGCCCCAGCGCGCTGGACCGGGAGCGGCTCGGGCGGGTGCTCGCCGACCTCGTCGCCTGCCGGGAGATGCTGGATCAGGCGCTGAAGGACGGGTAG